The following are encoded together in the Canis aureus isolate CA01 chromosome 30, VMU_Caureus_v.1.0, whole genome shotgun sequence genome:
- the PDXK gene encoding pyridoxal kinase gives MEAECRVLSIQSHVVRGYVGNRAATFPLQVLGFEIDALNSVQFSNHTGYAHWKGQVLNSDELHELYEGLKLNNVNKYDYVLTGYTRDKSFLASVVDIVRELKQQNSKLVYVCDPVMGDKWNGEGSMYVPEDLLPVYKEKVVPVADIITPNQFEAELLSGRKIHSEEEALVVMDVLHAMGPDTVVITSSDLPSSRGSDYLIALGSQRTRNPDGSVVTERIRMEMHKVDAVFVGTGDLFAAMLLAWTHKHPNNLKVACEKTVSAMHHVLQRTIKCAKAQAAGGLKPRPAQLELRIVQSKKEIENPEIVVQATVL, from the exons GTTCTGGGATTTGAGATCGACGCGCTGAactctgtccagttttccaaccACACAG gcTACGCTCACTGGAAGGGTCAGGTGCTGAACTCGGATGAACTCCACGAGCTCTACGAGGGCCTCAAGCTGAACAACGTGAATAAATATGACTACGTGCTCACGG GTTACACGAGAGACAAGTCCTTCCTGGCCTCCGTGGTCGACATCGTGCGGGAGCTGAAGCAGCAGAACAGCAAGCTCGTGTATG TGTGCGACCCGGTGATGGGCGACAAGTGGAATGGCGAAGGCTCCATG TACGTTCCGGAGGACCTCCTTCCCGTCTACAAGGAGAAGGTCGTGCCCGTGGCGGACATCATAACCCCCAACCAGTTTGAGGCTGA GTTACTGAGTGGCAGGAAGATCCACAGTGAAGAAGAAGCGTTAGTG GTGATGGACGTGCTGCACGCCATGGGCCCCGACACGGTGGTCATCACCAGCTCCGACCTGCCCTCCTCGAGGGGCAGTGACTACCTGATCGCACTGGGGAGCCAGAGAACTC GGAACCCCGATGGCTCTGTGGTGACGGAACGCATCCGCATGGAGATGCACAAGGTGGACGCGGTCTTCGTGGGCACCGGGGACCTCTTCGCCGCCATGCTCCTGGCGTGGACACACAAACACCCCAACAACCTCAAG GTGGCCTGTGAGAAGACCGTGTCTGCTATGCATCACGTTCTGCAGCGGACCATCAAGTGTGCCAAAG CCCAGGCAGCAGGAGGGCTGAAGCCCAGGCCGGCGCAGCTGGAGCTCAGGATAGTCCAGAGCAAAAAGGAGATCGAGAACCCGGAGATCGTGGTCCAGGCCACGGTGCTGTGA
- the CSTB gene encoding cystatin-B has protein sequence MMCGAPSASQPATADTQAIADQVKAQLEERENKKYTTFKAVTFRSQVVAGTNYFIKVQVDDDEFVHLRVFQSLPHENKPLALSSYQTNKAKHDELAYF, from the exons atGATGTGCGGGGCGCCCAGCGCTTCGCAGCCCGCCACGGCCGACACCCAGGCCATCGCCGACCAG GTGAAGGCCCAGCTGGAAGAGCGGGAAAATAAGAAGTACACTACTTTTAAGGCCGTGACATTCAGGAGCCAGGTGGTCGCGGGGACAAACTACTTCATCAAG GTCCAAGTTGACGATGACGAATTTGTGCACCTTCGAGTATTTCAGAGTCTCCCGCATGAGAACAAGCCCTTGGCCTTGTCCAGCTATCAGACCAACAAAGCCAAGCACGACGAGCTGGCGTACTTCTAG